Proteins encoded within one genomic window of Paraglaciecola psychrophila 170:
- a CDS encoding ShlB/FhaC/HecB family hemolysin secretion/activation protein yields the protein MLKLVNMLTLCEKLGLRQGFIAVLTASAIATVSTESLAQEVSGPSFRSLVRSTFEQDGIAKGDQDLTKEFYRRTVEANEPKLETEIPRQNLRDDGPRIFVKKFEFARLVEYPEAGITRAEVETIAEDLRCTYMKEDEIFASGYIRTDLEELADYLNEIEAIDNTKNLSGKDLQQLKNMMHKQNAIRGVSYADLEEITNKLTAYYRKQGLFLAQVQLPAQEVADGVITLTVQEGILGKVVVEDNQGYSFQQLSKPFKHYIGELVRDTQMEEGLYLLNDLPSLNVTGYFSAGDKPGETTLNLKATEDASWNMTTHADNHGSTFTGDNRISTLLEWYNLTGNGDALTISYLKSNTVENFDNDFGSDLGQFKYSIPVFGLRTRFEISAVYNQFKLADQSNENNSINLLEIEGVNKTYAMGLDHKFFRSRAFNMSAGVSITDKETELEAIIEIGTGEHVRGGEVSFSIDALNQSVQMLNMLNFKVQFGEHQNEVDEARSNNFYKFALDTNSLIFVPIPFIDSKSRLIMKWRVQYSNEALPAFEQLSLGGANGVRAYNVRDFSGDQAALLSVEWYFNLPEVINVNVWGGKRLNEVFQFGLIADAGYGSLNGYEADAVDNWAALAGAGLTFKLNWEEKFAIQLSVSHPMMSKSSEGLNSSKASFVDEAKSAQVYVDFSFFF from the coding sequence ATGTTGAAGTTGGTAAATATGCTCACATTATGTGAAAAATTAGGATTGCGACAGGGTTTTATCGCAGTCCTTACTGCGTCGGCTATTGCAACGGTTTCGACTGAAAGCTTGGCACAGGAGGTCAGCGGCCCTAGCTTTCGCAGCTTGGTGCGATCAACCTTTGAACAGGACGGGATAGCTAAAGGCGACCAAGACTTGACCAAAGAGTTCTACCGGCGCACAGTTGAAGCCAATGAGCCTAAACTTGAAACTGAAATCCCAAGACAAAACTTACGCGACGATGGCCCGCGTATCTTCGTTAAAAAATTTGAGTTTGCGCGATTAGTTGAATATCCCGAGGCCGGTATTACCCGCGCCGAGGTCGAAACCATAGCCGAAGATCTTCGTTGCACCTACATGAAAGAAGATGAAATTTTCGCCAGCGGTTACATTCGCACCGATCTTGAAGAATTGGCCGACTACCTCAATGAAATTGAAGCTATAGACAACACCAAAAACCTTTCTGGCAAAGACCTACAACAACTGAAAAATATGATGCACAAGCAAAATGCCATACGGGGTGTCAGTTATGCCGATCTGGAAGAAATCACCAACAAATTAACCGCCTATTATCGCAAGCAGGGTTTGTTTTTGGCGCAGGTGCAACTTCCGGCGCAAGAAGTTGCCGACGGCGTTATTACGTTAACAGTGCAAGAAGGTATTTTGGGTAAAGTGGTAGTTGAAGATAACCAAGGTTATAGCTTTCAGCAACTGTCCAAGCCGTTTAAGCACTACATCGGCGAATTGGTTAGGGACACACAAATGGAGGAGGGCTTGTATCTACTCAACGATTTACCGAGTCTCAATGTAACTGGTTATTTTTCGGCCGGTGATAAACCCGGTGAAACCACCCTCAACTTAAAAGCAACTGAAGACGCCTCATGGAATATGACCACACATGCTGATAACCACGGCTCAACATTCACTGGTGACAACCGTATCTCCACCTTGTTGGAATGGTACAACCTTACCGGTAACGGCGACGCCCTGACCATTAGTTATTTGAAATCAAACACTGTAGAAAACTTTGACAACGACTTTGGTTCTGACCTCGGTCAGTTTAAATATAGTATCCCGGTATTTGGTTTGCGCACGCGCTTTGAAATTTCGGCCGTCTACAACCAATTTAAGCTGGCTGATCAAAGTAACGAGAATAACAGCATCAACTTGCTCGAAATCGAAGGTGTTAACAAGACCTATGCCATGGGCTTAGATCATAAATTCTTTCGTTCGCGGGCTTTTAACATGTCGGCAGGTGTCAGTATTACTGATAAAGAAACTGAGCTTGAAGCTATTATCGAAATTGGTACCGGAGAGCATGTTCGTGGGGGTGAGGTGTCTTTCTCTATTGATGCCTTAAATCAGTCGGTGCAGATGTTGAATATGTTAAACTTTAAGGTTCAGTTTGGCGAGCACCAGAACGAAGTCGACGAAGCCCGGAGTAACAATTTCTATAAATTCGCCCTCGATACCAACTCACTAATTTTTGTCCCGATCCCCTTTATCGATTCTAAAAGCCGTCTCATTATGAAGTGGCGTGTGCAGTACAGTAACGAAGCACTGCCGGCTTTTGAGCAGTTATCCCTTGGTGGTGCCAACGGTGTGCGTGCTTATAATGTCCGTGACTTTTCGGGTGACCAAGCGGCGCTGTTAAGCGTCGAGTGGTATTTCAATTTGCCAGAAGTTATTAACGTTAACGTCTGGGGCGGCAAACGCCTTAACGAAGTATTTCAATTTGGTTTAATTGCTGATGCCGGTTATGGCTCACTTAACGGTTACGAAGCCGATGCTGTTGATAATTGGGCGGCTCTAGCAGGTGCTGGCCTAACCTTTAAGTTAAATTGGGAAGAGAAATTTGCCATACAACTTTCTGTTTCGCACCCAATGATGTCGAAATCATCAGAAGGATTAAACAGCAGCAAAGCAAGTTTTGTTGATGAAGCTAAATCGGCCCAAGTTTATGTCGATTTTTCATTCTTCTTTTAA
- a CDS encoding NUDIX domain-containing protein yields the protein MLAFEYNRFNGIIVDSDQIPEDIDVFLPQLNALLSHAKQHNKAIIWLTLPLDLAHLIAVATTQGFTFHNCLPTEVTLIFKSQPQDFVPFMPTHSLGAGGLVQNSKGEILVIRERGATTYKLPGGHIELGETIEDAVIREVLEETGIQTSFDTVLGMASTHPYRFGKSNIYMVCKLVPISTQIDIQDTHEIDDAKWELPQDYLADNNNSVFNKYLIKSLLNASGLSKSTLDLSQFSKLKHEVFLAENTPK from the coding sequence TTGTTAGCATTTGAGTACAACAGATTCAACGGTATCATAGTCGATAGCGACCAAATCCCTGAAGACATAGATGTATTTTTACCCCAGCTAAACGCTTTATTGAGCCATGCTAAGCAACACAACAAGGCGATTATCTGGTTAACATTGCCCCTTGATTTAGCTCATTTGATAGCAGTAGCCACCACACAGGGCTTCACTTTTCATAATTGTTTACCTACCGAAGTCACACTGATCTTTAAATCTCAACCTCAAGATTTTGTGCCTTTTATGCCCACTCATTCACTTGGGGCCGGTGGTTTAGTGCAAAATTCAAAAGGCGAAATACTCGTGATCCGCGAGCGCGGCGCCACTACTTACAAGTTACCCGGTGGCCACATTGAATTAGGTGAAACAATTGAAGATGCCGTGATACGTGAAGTACTAGAAGAAACAGGTATTCAGACCTCGTTTGATACTGTTTTAGGGATGGCTAGTACTCACCCTTACCGATTTGGAAAATCCAACATCTATATGGTGTGCAAGCTTGTCCCTATTTCGACACAAATCGATATTCAAGATACTCACGAAATTGATGATGCCAAATGGGAATTACCCCAAGATTACTTGGCCGATAACAACAACAGTGTATTTAACAAATATTTGATTAAATCGTTACTAAACGCTTCAGGATTAAGTAAATCTACACTAGACCTCAGTCAATTCTCGAAACTCAAACATGAAGTTTTTTTGGCCGAGAATACACCTAAATAA
- a CDS encoding winged helix-turn-helix domain-containing protein translates to MTDKALPENGYFRLGDYYIDVGDHRVFHGDESRHLEPKAMHVLYQLALNAGETVSRQELMDKVWHGRVVMEDALTRIISQLRLTFDDSKTRQIIHTVPKKGYRLSADVTWLTRQEFIKFSTKHSTASGLTTSFNKGKVVALIILGLMFVLLIFVLLMDTSEHQDPATKLLTQEVAQKIESNASKTETIIAFLPWRNLTGDDANDYLAEMLPEELSITLAKSDKVTVLAHYSALALARESGALDSLVEQLNLNYWVEGSITEANERIRVLVRLVEKHTNNAVWSEVYEDNMENLLKLNTRIISDINAQLFGKGASVDFTTAPGKVDINAYRAYLQGNYWWMNGKTSEWFLRAEASFIKATELAPDFAAAFGSLAFIYARYSYHDIYMEKVVAVTKATAAIDRALQLDPNDINALLAGALLAIEDLQFDMAEQLLNQVLSIDASDTRGLYVYSELALAKNHFDAALTYADKALQIDPLSPWINVNKAIVHFWRNEMTQALASVNHAINIDNSFTWAYVWKAKILSQKGQVSEAIEVMKACLQIDDGSPVNSIYLALLYTQVDMSEQAEIWFAHTASLYGDSPDARFWQSYLSFITQQEDPDIARQLVNQVTLKTTRFFSLVPLQKALLTSQPMLIKQALPQFLSLIERPNQSGFWVNHHNQFSAYAAFALMQQLDSVEYKQQLALLNIQIKAFESKVVLGLRANIK, encoded by the coding sequence TTGACTGATAAAGCGCTACCTGAAAATGGTTATTTTCGTCTAGGTGACTACTACATTGACGTGGGTGATCATCGGGTATTTCATGGTGATGAAAGTCGTCACCTAGAGCCCAAAGCGATGCATGTTCTTTATCAGCTGGCTTTGAATGCCGGCGAGACCGTTAGTCGACAAGAATTAATGGATAAAGTATGGCATGGACGAGTGGTGATGGAAGATGCCCTGACGCGGATAATCTCGCAGCTGCGCCTAACATTCGACGACAGTAAAACTCGTCAAATAATCCACACTGTGCCTAAAAAAGGTTATCGACTATCGGCAGATGTCACTTGGCTAACTAGGCAAGAATTTATTAAATTCAGCACAAAACACAGCACTGCTTCAGGTTTAACCACATCATTTAACAAAGGCAAAGTGGTAGCACTTATAATCTTGGGGTTAATGTTTGTTCTGCTGATTTTTGTTTTATTGATGGACACTTCTGAACATCAGGACCCTGCGACCAAGCTACTGACTCAAGAGGTTGCTCAAAAGATCGAAAGCAACGCCTCCAAAACTGAAACTATTATCGCCTTTCTACCGTGGCGCAATCTTACTGGTGACGACGCTAATGACTATTTAGCTGAGATGCTCCCCGAAGAGTTATCAATTACACTGGCAAAGTCAGATAAAGTGACGGTGTTGGCACATTATTCTGCTCTTGCCCTTGCTAGAGAATCTGGGGCTTTAGATTCTCTAGTTGAGCAGTTAAACCTTAACTATTGGGTAGAAGGCAGCATCACTGAGGCAAATGAGCGGATTCGAGTCCTAGTGCGTTTGGTCGAAAAACACACTAATAATGCAGTTTGGTCCGAAGTGTATGAAGATAATATGGAAAATCTACTTAAATTAAATACAAGGATCATCTCAGATATCAACGCCCAGCTGTTTGGGAAAGGCGCATCAGTAGATTTCACAACGGCACCAGGAAAAGTGGATATTAATGCCTACCGAGCCTATCTTCAGGGAAATTATTGGTGGATGAATGGAAAAACCAGCGAGTGGTTTCTTCGAGCTGAAGCATCGTTCATAAAAGCCACAGAACTAGCGCCTGATTTTGCCGCTGCGTTCGGTAGTTTAGCTTTTATCTACGCGAGGTATAGCTATCACGATATCTACATGGAAAAGGTCGTCGCTGTTACGAAAGCTACGGCGGCTATTGATAGAGCCTTACAACTTGATCCTAACGACATTAATGCCCTTTTAGCGGGCGCTTTGTTGGCGATTGAAGACTTACAGTTTGATATGGCCGAGCAATTGCTCAATCAAGTATTAAGTATCGATGCCTCGGATACCCGAGGTCTATATGTTTATTCTGAGTTAGCCTTAGCTAAAAATCATTTTGACGCGGCGCTCACTTATGCTGATAAGGCGCTGCAGATAGATCCTCTTTCGCCTTGGATAAATGTAAACAAAGCCATTGTGCACTTTTGGCGTAATGAGATGACCCAAGCGCTGGCATCTGTAAACCACGCCATTAATATTGATAATAGTTTCACGTGGGCTTATGTGTGGAAAGCTAAAATACTCAGCCAAAAGGGACAAGTCTCTGAGGCTATTGAAGTCATGAAAGCCTGTTTACAAATTGATGATGGCTCGCCTGTAAATAGCATATACTTGGCGCTGTTATATACCCAAGTTGACATGTCTGAGCAGGCTGAAATTTGGTTTGCCCATACTGCATCGCTTTATGGCGATTCCCCCGACGCCAGATTTTGGCAAAGTTATTTAAGTTTTATCACACAACAAGAAGACCCAGATATCGCGCGACAACTTGTTAATCAGGTCACCTTAAAAACCACACGATTTTTTAGTTTAGTGCCTTTGCAAAAAGCTTTATTAACATCCCAACCCATGCTGATAAAGCAAGCCTTGCCACAGTTTTTATCGCTTATTGAACGTCCAAACCAATCGGGATTTTGGGTCAACCACCATAACCAATTCAGTGCCTATGCAGCATTTGCATTAATGCAGCAGCTAGATAGCGTTGAATATAAGCAACAACTAGCCTTACTAAATATTCAGATTAAAGCATTTGAGAGCAAGGTAGTGTTAGGACTGCGAGCCAATATCAAGTAA
- a CDS encoding acyl-CoA synthetase: protein MSKQTELELLADLEKISYQERYHCKTTYDVFCHAADEYSADIAIAEHVTASRDETAKQLTFADLAKKINQTANLYQSLRIERNDVVSILLPNLTETHLCIWASQAVGIANPINYLLQVEHIVEILNEVKAKVLVTVSLDDATELGNKVQQIIERVPSLEHLLLLDDSHAAEGSHKKVSVTDFNKAIATQSDARLAQSLQPNGDDIAMYFHTGGTTGRPKIAKLSHDNISFVVQVYAGFNTYHGKSPVLNALPLFHVFGVIAASLSMFIVGRTVVIMTPEGFRNPNTVKNWWYFVSKYQVCWFPTVPTIMSVLLQQPDEEIDLSCFEYAACGSAPLPLELKLSFQRRFNCSVTNGYGMTESSCLIARVLPGSDIKGVAVGNGIPYSRVIAAQLNDNKISRVCDINEPGIILVKGPNIFQGYLNASDNEGAWVEEQWFNTGDLGVINALGHIQLTGRAKDLIIRGGHNIDPQIIEDALMSHAEVIQAVAIGQPDVHSGEIPVAYVVVKNKPQDTQQTTASELLAFCQEHISERAAIPKRIEILESIPVTAVGKVFKPLLRNKATEFSVNDLFKKHDISAHIKSEFDPEKGQVVHIQLSNSQDQDKAATLLIAFPVLVKYING from the coding sequence ATGTCCAAACAAACAGAATTAGAATTACTTGCTGATTTAGAAAAGATAAGTTACCAAGAACGATATCATTGTAAAACAACATACGATGTATTTTGCCATGCAGCAGATGAATATTCCGCTGATATAGCTATAGCTGAGCATGTTACCGCTTCTCGAGATGAAACTGCCAAACAACTCACTTTTGCTGATTTAGCCAAAAAAATCAATCAAACAGCCAACCTATATCAATCTTTACGGATTGAGCGTAATGATGTTGTCTCTATTCTACTTCCGAATTTAACTGAAACTCATCTTTGTATATGGGCATCACAAGCGGTGGGCATCGCCAATCCTATTAACTACCTACTGCAAGTTGAGCATATTGTTGAAATATTGAATGAGGTAAAAGCAAAAGTATTAGTCACTGTTTCTCTCGATGATGCGACTGAATTGGGTAATAAAGTGCAGCAGATTATTGAACGTGTGCCATCACTTGAACACCTACTTTTGCTAGATGACAGTCATGCTGCTGAGGGCAGTCATAAAAAAGTTAGCGTGACTGATTTTAATAAGGCTATAGCGACTCAATCGGATGCAAGATTAGCACAATCTTTACAACCTAATGGTGACGATATTGCGATGTATTTTCACACTGGCGGTACGACAGGTCGTCCTAAAATAGCCAAGCTATCCCATGACAATATTAGTTTTGTAGTGCAAGTGTATGCAGGGTTTAATACTTATCACGGTAAATCTCCAGTATTGAACGCATTACCGTTATTTCATGTGTTTGGTGTAATTGCCGCTAGTTTGTCGATGTTTATTGTGGGTCGTACGGTGGTAATTATGACCCCAGAGGGCTTTAGAAACCCTAACACGGTCAAAAACTGGTGGTATTTTGTGAGTAAGTATCAAGTGTGTTGGTTTCCTACTGTACCCACCATTATGTCTGTTTTATTACAGCAACCGGATGAGGAAATTGATCTTAGTTGTTTTGAATATGCGGCTTGTGGATCAGCCCCTTTACCCCTTGAATTAAAATTATCCTTTCAACGAAGATTTAATTGTAGTGTGACCAATGGTTACGGCATGACAGAATCATCTTGTTTAATTGCTAGAGTATTACCTGGCTCTGATATTAAAGGGGTGGCAGTGGGCAATGGCATACCCTACAGCCGAGTGATTGCTGCTCAACTAAATGATAATAAAATTAGCCGTGTTTGTGATATTAATGAACCCGGCATCATTTTAGTTAAAGGTCCTAATATCTTTCAGGGCTATTTGAATGCAAGTGATAATGAGGGGGCATGGGTCGAAGAACAGTGGTTTAACACCGGTGATTTAGGGGTGATTAATGCGCTAGGGCATATTCAGTTGACTGGTCGAGCAAAAGATTTAATTATCCGTGGTGGTCATAATATTGATCCTCAAATCATTGAAGATGCACTTATGTCCCATGCCGAAGTTATTCAAGCAGTGGCGATTGGTCAACCTGATGTGCATTCAGGAGAAATACCCGTTGCTTATGTAGTGGTAAAAAATAAGCCACAAGACACGCAGCAAACTACAGCATCTGAATTATTGGCTTTTTGCCAAGAGCATATCAGCGAAAGGGCCGCTATCCCTAAGCGTATCGAAATTCTTGAGAGCATACCGGTAACAGCTGTTGGCAAAGTCTTCAAACCGTTGTTACGTAATAAAGCCACCGAATTTAGTGTTAATGATTTATTTAAAAAACATGATATCAGCGCGCACATTAAGTCAGAATTTGACCCTGAAAAAGGGCAGGTGGTACATATTCAATTATCAAATAGTCAAGACCAAGATAAAGCCGCTACATTACTTATCGCTTTTCCAGTTTTAGTTAAATACATAAACGGTTAA
- a CDS encoding 3-oxoadipyl-CoA thiolase, producing MQDAYIYDAARTAFGRHGGVLSSVRPDDMLAHLIKTLVQRNDFDLSLYEDVIAGNTNQAGEDSRNVARTAGLLAGLPIETGGLTVNRLCGSSLAAALDAARCVKTNEGDLFVACGVESMSRAPFVLAKATSAFARQQEMFDTTMGARFTNPEIVKQFGGHSMPETADNIASDLHISREECDVFAAASQAKYETAKVAGYFNDEIIPIEVSQGRKKPALSVTTDEHPRPASTLEALSNLRPLFDGVVTAGNASGINDGASAMIIGNKEVGEKAGIKPRGRIIAGAIAGVPPRVMGLGPVPATRKVLARAGLTLADMDVLEFNEAFAVQALGCMKQLGIAFDDPRVNQNGGAIAIGHPLGASGTRIMLTALRQLEKTGGRYALATMCIGIGQGIAVVIERV from the coding sequence ATGCAAGATGCATATATTTACGATGCCGCACGAACCGCATTTGGACGCCATGGTGGCGTTTTATCTTCGGTTCGACCTGATGATATGTTGGCGCACCTTATTAAAACGTTAGTGCAACGCAATGACTTTGATTTAAGCCTGTATGAAGATGTGATTGCTGGTAATACTAATCAAGCGGGTGAAGATAGCCGAAACGTAGCGCGTACTGCAGGGTTATTGGCTGGCTTGCCAATTGAGACCGGTGGTTTAACTGTTAACCGTTTATGTGGTTCAAGTTTAGCCGCGGCCTTAGATGCAGCCCGATGTGTAAAAACGAATGAAGGTGATTTATTTGTAGCTTGTGGTGTTGAGTCTATGAGTCGCGCACCTTTTGTTTTAGCCAAAGCTACTTCTGCCTTTGCTAGGCAACAAGAAATGTTTGATACCACTATGGGCGCGCGTTTTACTAACCCAGAAATTGTTAAGCAGTTTGGTGGTCATTCAATGCCTGAAACCGCAGACAACATTGCCAGCGATTTACATATCAGTAGAGAAGAATGCGATGTATTTGCAGCCGCCTCTCAAGCAAAATACGAAACGGCAAAAGTAGCCGGATATTTTAATGATGAAATCATTCCTATTGAGGTGTCACAAGGTCGCAAGAAGCCAGCACTGTCAGTGACAACAGATGAACATCCACGCCCTGCGTCTACATTAGAAGCACTCAGTAATTTACGCCCCTTATTTGATGGCGTAGTCACTGCAGGTAATGCTTCAGGCATCAATGATGGCGCTTCTGCCATGATCATTGGCAATAAAGAGGTAGGTGAAAAGGCGGGTATCAAACCTCGCGGTAGAATTATTGCCGGTGCCATAGCAGGTGTACCACCACGAGTAATGGGATTAGGCCCCGTGCCAGCTACCCGAAAAGTATTAGCAAGAGCAGGCTTAACCCTAGCCGATATGGACGTTTTAGAATTTAATGAAGCATTTGCAGTACAAGCGTTAGGGTGCATGAAACAACTTGGCATTGCTTTTGATGACCCCCGTGTTAATCAAAATGGAGGTGCGATTGCGATTGGTCATCCTTTGGGCGCAAGTGGAACACGGATTATGTTGACGGCATTACGCCAACTAGAAAAAACCGGTGGCCGTTATGCACTTGCGACAATGTGTATTGGCATTGGTCAAGGTATCGCTGTAGTCATCGAACGTGTTTAG
- a CDS encoding 3-hydroxyacyl-CoA dehydrogenase NAD-binding domain-containing protein encodes MSVVSYQLEGDIGVIRLNNPPVNALSHALRSGIQDAVTQAQDDASLALVLMCEGRTFIAGADISEFGKPPMLPSLPELLIVLEASKKPIIAAIHGTALGGGLETALACHYRCALPSAQVGLPEVKLGLLPGAGGTQRVPRLTGVKAALDLMTTGAPIAAAQALNIGLIDKVVEGDLLSAALDFANEVIAQGAELKRVSDLEVDKTTASAEFFAEYRKTLSKRLRGQEAPHRIVECIEAALNTPFDEGLKVERRLFVECMQSSQSGALQHMFFAERMSSKVKDLPKDTQLKDIKRVGIIGGGLMGGGIAMNFVNVGIPVTLLEISQEALQRGKDLIAKNYAMTVSKGKLTVELATQRQDMITGTTDYNDLADMDLVIEAVFENLDIKKQVFAKLDNVCKQGAILASNTSYQDVNLIAQSTSRPQDVIGLHFFSPANVMKLLEIVRGDETSDEVVATSMAIAKSIKKVPALSRVCYGFIGNRMLRHYAREAQLCLLEGSTPQNIDAVMQKFGMAMGPLAVGDLAGIDIGYKAREGLTDEQKGDVRTYCIADALYEMGRLGQKTGAGYYQYDPETRQRSVDPVVMEVIEAQAKKRGVERKVISDKTILDRLTFALINEGFKILEEGIAQRPSDIDVVYAFGYGFPAYRGGPMFYADTIGLEKIYHTVCEFADTYGEEFWQPAALLKQLVEEGKTLTQWANS; translated from the coding sequence ATGTCAGTTGTTAGTTATCAATTAGAGGGTGATATCGGTGTTATTCGATTAAATAACCCGCCAGTCAACGCACTTTCTCATGCATTACGAAGCGGCATTCAAGATGCGGTAACACAGGCACAAGATGATGCCTCTTTAGCTTTAGTATTGATGTGTGAAGGGCGCACGTTCATTGCTGGTGCAGATATCTCAGAGTTCGGTAAACCACCGATGTTGCCTTCATTACCTGAGCTGCTTATTGTGCTTGAAGCATCGAAAAAACCTATCATTGCTGCCATACATGGTACCGCACTAGGTGGTGGCTTAGAGACTGCGCTGGCTTGTCATTATCGTTGTGCACTACCTTCAGCTCAAGTTGGTTTACCTGAAGTTAAATTAGGTTTGTTACCTGGTGCTGGTGGCACACAACGAGTACCAAGGTTAACTGGCGTGAAAGCTGCACTTGATTTAATGACAACCGGTGCACCTATCGCTGCAGCTCAAGCACTCAATATTGGTTTAATTGATAAAGTGGTTGAAGGTGATTTACTCAGCGCGGCACTAGATTTTGCCAATGAAGTGATTGCACAAGGTGCCGAGCTGAAACGAGTCAGCGACTTAGAGGTTGATAAAACCACTGCATCAGCTGAATTCTTCGCTGAATATAGGAAAACATTAAGTAAACGTCTTCGTGGGCAAGAAGCGCCACATCGCATTGTGGAATGTATTGAAGCGGCGTTAAATACTCCTTTTGATGAAGGTTTAAAAGTTGAAAGACGACTATTTGTAGAGTGTATGCAATCATCTCAGTCTGGGGCATTACAGCATATGTTCTTTGCAGAAAGAATGTCTTCTAAAGTGAAAGATTTACCCAAAGACACCCAATTAAAAGATATCAAACGCGTGGGTATTATTGGTGGTGGATTAATGGGAGGAGGCATTGCAATGAATTTTGTAAATGTGGGTATCCCGGTTACCTTGCTGGAAATAAGCCAAGAAGCCTTACAGCGGGGTAAAGATCTTATCGCTAAAAATTACGCTATGACAGTCAGTAAAGGTAAGTTGACTGTTGAGCTAGCCACTCAGCGCCAAGACATGATAACGGGGACCACTGATTACAATGATTTAGCAGATATGGATTTGGTTATTGAGGCGGTGTTTGAAAATTTAGACATCAAAAAACAAGTATTCGCCAAGCTTGATAATGTGTGTAAGCAAGGTGCTATTTTAGCCAGTAACACCTCTTATCAAGACGTCAATTTAATTGCTCAGTCAACGTCCAGGCCACAAGATGTGATTGGCCTACATTTTTTCAGCCCTGCTAATGTCATGAAATTACTTGAAATTGTGCGTGGTGATGAAACGTCAGATGAAGTAGTAGCGACATCGATGGCTATTGCTAAAAGCATTAAAAAAGTCCCTGCATTGTCTCGCGTTTGTTATGGCTTTATAGGTAATCGTATGTTGCGACATTATGCCCGTGAAGCGCAATTATGTTTGCTTGAAGGGTCAACCCCGCAAAACATAGACGCTGTCATGCAAAAATTTGGTATGGCAATGGGGCCCTTAGCGGTAGGTGACTTAGCGGGAATAGATATTGGTTATAAAGCCCGTGAAGGATTAACTGATGAACAAAAAGGTGATGTCAGAACCTATTGTATTGCCGATGCTTTATATGAAATGGGTCGTTTAGGTCAGAAAACGGGTGCAGGATATTACCAATACGATCCCGAGACTAGGCAGCGAAGTGTCGACCCAGTAGTAATGGAGGTGATTGAAGCACAAGCCAAAAAAAGGGGAGTTGAACGCAAGGTCATCAGTGACAAGACTATCTTAGATCGTTTGACTTTTGCTTTGATCAACGAAGGTTTTAAAATACTCGAAGAAGGCATCGCACAACGACCTAGTGATATTGATGTGGTTTACGCATTCGGTTATGGTTTTCCTGCATACCGAGGAGGCCCAATGTTTTATGCAGATACCATCGGATTAGAGAAAATTTATCACACTGTTTGTGAATTTGCTGACACTTACGGCGAAGAGTTTTGGCAGCCTGCAGCGTTATTAAAACAACTTGTCGAAGAAGGAAAAACCTTAACTCAGTGGGCCAATAGCTAG